GTGGCGCCGCGCCTGGCAGCACTTCGATTTTCGGATGCAGCGCCTGCCCGAGCTGGAGGCACAGGGCAAGCTGAAAGGCATTTACAGCTCGTGGCTGGAGGAGCGCTACCGCCTCAGCAAAATCCGCAGCGTGCTCAGCCTGCCGCAGCCGCCCGATGTGTGGGACTACCAGTGGCACTTTGCCATTGCGGCCAACTCGGGCCTGTGCATTGTGCCGGCCGTGAACTTGGTGGGCAACATTGGTTTTGGCGCCCAGGGCACGCACACCATGGATGCTGCCGACAGCCAGGCCGATGTGCCCACCCTGGAGCTGCCGTTTCCGCTGCACCACCCGCACCACGTACTCATCGACCGGCCGCGCGACCGGCGGCGTTTCCAGGAGTTCCTGCAAAGCCGCATCCGGGCCAAGCTGTCCCGTTTGTTTCCGCGCCGCGCCGCCGCGTCGCATGCCGCTCCCACTCCCGCTCCTGCTTCCGTCTTGGCTCCACCCGATGCCGAGCTTCTTTCACCGGCTCCCCAAGCTTAGTCCCATGAAAATCCTGCTCTCAGCC
The sequence above is drawn from the Hymenobacter sp. YIM 151858-1 genome and encodes:
- a CDS encoding nucleotide-diphospho-sugar transferase, yielding MQMPENYSPSAGFETPVLLLIFNRPDTTRRVLEAIRQVRPTRLYVAADGPRPHRPADEALCAETRALVHELVDWPCAVQTLFRASNLNCGVAPATAIDWFFQHEEEGIILEDDCVPARSFFPFCAELLARYRHDTRVMHIGGNNFAAEAAEVPRPGTESYHFSNQVNSWGWATWRRAWQHFDFRMQRLPELEAQGKLKGIYSSWLEERYRLSKIRSVLSLPQPPDVWDYQWHFAIAANSGLCIVPAVNLVGNIGFGAQGTHTMDAADSQADVPTLELPFPLHHPHHVLIDRPRDRRRFQEFLQSRIRAKLSRLFPRRAAASHAAPTPAPASVLAPPDAELLSPAPQA